One genomic window of Marinobacter adhaerens HP15 includes the following:
- a CDS encoding alpha/beta fold hydrolase: MNLSLNIFQAAFGVYSRLLPSSAASKAVGLMTSPRIKVERRASSRELFERVVPLNNDGLLSIYGSGPKKVLVLHGWSGWIGQFRDLIREIDPDECTVYAVHPAGHGDSTATKSHPGRFIEAVLDAHEYVGSSFDVAIGHSLGAAALVYAQSARGCFDRLVLVSGPATIEGVLSRFARFVNLGERSERLFVRDMEETVGLSVDRLDLIALAPGIEVPVLLIHDDSDSEVPVTESVALNEAFPRSRLTHTTGYGHSRLLRNPEVVREIVEFTHSPFRP; the protein is encoded by the coding sequence ATGAATCTTTCTCTGAATATATTTCAGGCTGCGTTCGGTGTTTACAGCCGATTGCTGCCATCCAGCGCGGCATCAAAAGCTGTCGGATTGATGACCAGTCCCCGAATCAAGGTCGAAAGGCGCGCCTCATCCCGTGAATTGTTTGAGAGGGTGGTGCCACTCAATAACGATGGCTTGCTGTCAATTTATGGGAGTGGGCCAAAGAAAGTCCTGGTCCTTCATGGGTGGTCGGGTTGGATCGGCCAATTCAGGGATCTTATCCGTGAGATTGATCCGGATGAATGCACCGTTTATGCGGTTCATCCGGCCGGCCATGGCGATTCAACGGCCACCAAATCGCATCCGGGACGGTTTATTGAAGCCGTTCTGGACGCCCATGAATACGTGGGGAGTTCTTTTGATGTTGCGATCGGGCATTCACTGGGCGCTGCGGCCCTTGTATACGCCCAATCCGCCAGGGGGTGCTTCGACCGTCTCGTGCTCGTTTCAGGCCCGGCAACGATAGAGGGCGTGCTCAGTCGATTCGCCCGGTTTGTAAATCTTGGCGAGCGCAGTGAACGTCTTTTTGTTCGCGACATGGAAGAAACGGTAGGACTGAGTGTTGATCGATTGGATCTGATTGCGCTTGCGCCTGGAATCGAGGTACCCGTTTTGCTCATCCATGATGATTCTGATTCGGAAGTTCCGGTTACTGAATCCGTTGCACTGAACGAGGCGTTTCCAAGGAGCCGTTTAACCCATACAACGGGGTATGGCCATAGCCGGCTGTTGCGGAATCCGGAAGTCGTTCGAGAGATCGTCGAATTTACACATTCACCGTTCCGACCATAA
- a CDS encoding glutaredoxin family protein, translated as MSVSSKATSFSLYHYRSCPFCAYTRSAMKHIDIEVEERDIARNPAYREELIKGGGRAQVPCLRIESNREVRWLYESQDIVHYLQRHAAQSAEHNQTL; from the coding sequence ATGTCTGTCAGTTCAAAAGCCACATCGTTTTCTTTGTACCACTACCGTTCATGCCCTTTTTGCGCGTACACCCGCTCTGCGATGAAGCACATCGACATCGAAGTGGAAGAACGTGATATCGCCAGAAACCCGGCCTACCGCGAGGAACTGATCAAAGGTGGCGGTCGGGCACAGGTTCCTTGCCTGAGAATTGAATCGAACAGAGAGGTTCGCTGGCTGTACGAATCCCAGGACATCGTGCATTACCTCCAGCGCCATGCCGCCCAGTCGGCTGAGCACAATCAAACCTTGTGA